The segment TTTGTTCAATGTGGGATCAGTGACGGCTTGCCGGGCTTTTCCTATGCCGACGCCAGTGGCAAGTTCACGGGTATCGATGTGGATGTCTGTCGTGCTGCGGCTGCCGCAGTATTTGGCGATGCCACCAAAGTCAAATATACCCCGCTGACCGCCAAAGAGCGTTTCACCGCCCTGCAGTCCGGCGAAGTCGATGTACTGTCACGTAACACCACCTGGACCTCATCGCGTGATGGCGGTATGGGCTTCCTGTTTGCGGGCGTGAACTATTACGACGGCATCGGCTTCCTGACTCACCAGAAAGCCGGTCTGAAAAGTGCGAAAGAGCTGGATGGCGCCACCGTCTGTATCCAGGCGGGCACCGACACCGAGCTGAACGTGGCGGACTTCTTCAAAGCCAACAAGATGCAATATACCCCGGTGACCTTTGATCGTTCTGATGAGTCGGCTAAGGCGCTGGATAGCGGTCGCTGCGACACGCTGGCCTCTGACCAGTCTCAGCTTTATGCATTGCGTATCAAGCTGGGCAAGCCTGACGACTTCATCGTACTGCCCGAAGTGATCTCTAAAGAGCCGCTGGGGCCGCTGGTACGCCGC is part of the Pantoea sp. Ep11b genome and harbors:
- a CDS encoding amino acid ABC transporter substrate-binding protein, whose protein sequence is MKKMMLSTLIAAAALAGLAQQAHAGTTLDAIKKKGFVQCGISDGLPGFSYADASGKFTGIDVDVCRAAAAAVFGDATKVKYTPLTAKERFTALQSGEVDVLSRNTTWTSSRDGGMGFLFAGVNYYDGIGFLTHQKAGLKSAKELDGATVCIQAGTDTELNVADFFKANKMQYTPVTFDRSDESAKALDSGRCDTLASDQSQLYALRIKLGKPDDFIVLPEVISKEPLGPLVRRGDDDWFTIVKWSLYAMLNAEEMGISSKNVDQMAAKPTTPDMAHLLGSEGDFGKDLKLDNKWAYNIIKQVGNYQESFDRNVGKDSALKIARGQNALWNQGGIQYAPPVR